From the genome of Pseudomonas bubulae:
GGCCGAATACCTGCTGCAGAACCCGGACCGCAAGGTGATTGTCGAGGGTTACACCGACAGTGTCGGTTCGGCGGCTTTCAACCAGACCCTGTCCGAGCGCCGTGCCGAGTCGGTGCGTAATGCACTGGTGCGCAAAGGCGTAGACCCTACCCGCATCGTGGCGCAGGGCTATGGCAAAGAATACCCGGTGGCCAGCAACAGCACCGATTCTGGCCGCGCCCAGAACCGCCGCGTTGAAGTGACCATCTCCAACGACAACCAGCCGGTTGCTCCGCGTTCAACCATGAAGTAAGACATGAAAAAGCCCCGCCTGAGTAATCAGGCGGGGCTTTTTTTTGCGCAAATATATCTACAACTGTGGGAGCGGGCTTGCTCGCGATGCAGACAGCGCGGTTCGTCAGGCATACCGAGGCGATTCAATCGCGAGCAAGCCCGCTCCCACAACAGAACGTTACTGCTCCAGCTTCGGCGTTTCCTGGCCCAGGCAACGTACGGCCTGTTTCTTGTTGTTGACCAGCACACCGGTCAGGCCTTTTTGCTCGGTATCGAACAAGACGATGATGCCGTCGATGCACTGCGCCACCTGGTTGGCCGGCGTGAGCGAAACCTTATAGTCCTCCCCCGGGATAGTCTTGAGCATGGTGAAGTCGCTGAGCAGCAAGGCGTCCTCGGGCTTGGCAAAATGCAGGTAACCGTAGTACCACAGGGCGCCCACGGTGCCGATGATGCTGCAGATACCGGTGATGATCAGGGGGATGGCGTTGCGTTCTTCACTCATTGTTGGCTCTCGGATTCAAGTTCGGTGTTCGGTGACGCGGGGTAATTGGCAATTTCGCCCAGGCGCCGCACGCCATTGAAATGTTGCGGGTCATCCAGGTAACGCAGCATTACCTGACGCCAGGTCGGGTCGGCAAACGTCTGAACATGGCCGCCACGGGTCAGTTGCAGCACCTTGGGCGGTGGCGCAGCCTGGTACAGGCGCAGGCCATTGGAAAGCGGCACGATGGGATCATCGAGGCTGTGGAAGATCAGCATCGGCGTGTCGCCCATGTTCGGTATCGCGTAAAGAGCACTGTCGGCATCCGGTACCAGCCAGGACAGCGGCACCTGCAGCGGCCAGGTCAGCCAGGACGTACTCAGGGCAAATTGCCCCACTTCGCGGTAACTGGCCGGCACGCCATCGAGCACCACCGCCTTGACTCGCGCGCGCTGCTGCGGGTGCTCGCTCAGGTAGTGGATGCCCATGGCGCCGCCCAGGCTTTGCCCCAGCACAATCAGCGGCAGGCCCCGGGCTTGCGGCTCATGCTGCAACCAGTCAAAAGCGGCATCGATGTCCTGATACACCGCCGGCAGCCCGGGCTCTCCTTGGGACAGGCCGTAACCGCGATAGTCGAGCATCAGCACTTGATAACCCTGCTCCGGCAACCAGGCAGTGGCGCCGAGATGGTAAGCCAGGTTGCCGCCATTGCCGTGCAGATGCAGCACCGTGCCCTTGAGCGGCACGCCTTTCTTGGCCGGTAGCCACCAACCGTGCAGGCGCGTGCCATCGGCGGCAGTCAGGGTGACATCGCTATAATCCAGGCCAGCGGCCTTCGGGGTAACCGGCTGGCCGGGCTCAGGGTAGAACAACAGGGAACTGCATCCGCTGAGGGTCAACAGCAGGCAGAGTGCAGCCAGGGTTTTCATCAGAACGATTCGCCTGAACGAGTGAGTGTGGGAGCGGGCTTGCTCGCGATGGCATCGACGCGGTTCAACTGAAACACCGCAGCGCCTGTATCGCGAGCAAGCCCGCTCCCACAGGGTTCACAAAATGTTGGAGTAATCCGCTTCGATACGGTCAAGGCTCAAATGGTTGAGGAAGTTGCTGAAGCACATCCAGGCCGAGAGCGCGTTCATGTCGCGGAACTGGTCCGGCAGGTACTTGGGCGCTACCACCAGGCCTTCATCCACCAACTGACGCAGGGTTCGCATGTCCTCCAGGGTGGTCTTGCCACAGAACAGCAGCGGCACTTGTTCCAGCTTGCCTTTACGTACGGCCAGCTGAATGTAGTTGTAAACCATGATGAAGCCCTTGAGGTAGGACAAGTCTTTGGTGAATGGCAGTCCATTTGGCACCGACCCACGGAAAACCCGACTCGCGTTGCCATAACTTTCTGGCATCTCGAAGCCTTGCTCGCGGAAAAACTCGTACACCTGCATGAAATCTGCGCCCTCCTCCACCATATGGATGGCGCGGGTTCGGTTGGTCAGTTTGCGCAGGCGACTGGGGTAGGAGGCAAAGGTGATGATTTCCATCAGGATTGCCAGGCCTTCCTGGGTCACGGTGGAAGAAGGCGGCCCCTTGGACAGGAAGGTGCAGATCGGCTGGTTCAGGCCATTGAGCGTGGTGCCCACATGCACCAGCCCTTCGTGGACTTCGAGGGCGCGCACGTCGCGTTCGTTGAACATCGCATCGGTACGGATCTTGATGTAATCGGCACCCGCCGCCGCATCTGCCACGATACCGTCGGACTCGAACACGCGGATGGTTTCTTCAGCCTCGCCAAACACCTTGTTCAGGCGGCTTTGCAGCAGATTCACGGCATCCTTGGCGGTCAGGATCTTGGCTTCGTCCTTGAGCGCCCCGCGCCCGTCGATGTTGTCCAGGTAATCGGACATCATCAGGCCCAGGTCAGCCAGGGTCGGATCGCCAGCATGAAACGCATCGGAAGCGGCGCCATACAGCTCCTGGGAAATAAGCCCGAAATCCTCGGTGCCACGTGCTTCGAGCATGCGCACCACCATGCGGTATTCCTTGCACATGCGCCGCATGATCTGCCCGACCGGGTTGAATTGCCCCAACTGGCGGGTGATATCCCGCTCGATGTTCTGGAACTCGGACTTCACCGCCGCCGAATCAAAAGCCAGTGGCCGGCCCAGGTAATAGTCGCGATCAACTGCAGGCATGGCCTTGCCTTTGGCCTTTAAAAAGCCCTGGCGGATGCTGTCATCCCACTTCACCGCATCCAGCACGCGGATCGGTGTCTGTGCCAACACGATGCGGTCAGACAAGGTGCGTATCGTGCGCTGGTAGTCGTCCACCGGCAGCTTCCTTCAGTTAACAGCGTTATTTGGCCACACGTTTATAGCGGGCCGCTTCGACAAATACGTCGGAATTGGCCGGGTCATCCAGATAGGCAAAGACTTCAGCCGACGGGCTTTTGATCAGGGTACCCGTCCCTTCAGCGGTTTCCACCGGCTCACCGTTCAACGCGGACTGGCCAATGGCCTGCTTGATCTGATCCAGGTCAAGATCGTAGATCACCAGTTCGCCGTTATCGGTCAGCTCAAATCCGCTGAGGGTATGGTTGCCGCCCAGTTTGGCCGGTATCGCGGCCGAGGCATACCAGCGGCTGCCGTGGCGGGCGACGATAAAGACATAGCGCTCACGGGCCTTGGGTTCGCCCTTGGGGTAAACGACGGCCTGGTAGCGTGTTTTGTCGATGGCACTGATATCGAGATTGCGCGCCTGGCCCCAGGCATCCTTGCTGACCCATTTGCCCAGCAGCTGTTTGGGTGCCGGCTGCGCCTCGATCGGGGCCTGGCTGAAGGTCACGAGACAGCCGTTCAACATCAAAAACGACAATGCCATAAGCATCACGCGCCAAACTTTCATGCCTGCATCCTTCTATAGAGCGGCCAACACCAAGTGCATGTAACGCGTAAGAATAGCCAGACGGTCGTCATCCGCCTCGGGCTGCGCGCCATCAAGTAGGGCCTGATATTCCATCCGACCGATAATCGCCGTCAAGACTTTGGCATCCTGCTGAGGTTGTGTGGAGCCTAGCACTTCGAAGATCTGCCCGGCACCCTGCAGGAAAATCTGCTGATGGGCACGTACCAGCACCGCCAGCCGCGGGTTGATCAATGCGGCCTGATGAAAAGCTTGCTCGGCCATCAACTGGTCGCGGCGGGTGAGCAGTTGGCGCTGAAGGTAATCGGCGGTCATCCGTGCAATATCATCGGCCAGCAGCCCCCGCGCCCGGTGGCTGCCATCGCCCTGGGCCATCATTTCCCGCAACTTGCCTTCGGTGCCCTGCCACAACTTGGCCATAAAGGCCGCACTGCGCTCCACATACTGGGCGAAGGTGTCGTTGATCAGGTCATCGATATCCTTGAAGTAATACGTGGTTGCCGACAACGGCACCCCCGCTTCGGCGGCCACCGCCCGATGGCGCACGCCCCGCACGCCGTCGCGTATGACGATGCGCATGGCAGCATCGAGAATCAACTGGCGGCGCTGCTCGCTGCCATGCCGGCTGGCCTTGCGACCCTGGTATTCGACACTTTGGGCAAGCGCCACCGCAACATTTGCTGCGCCTTGAGGAGGCATCACAGATTCCTTCTGAATTGAGCGGCGTTACCGAAACTGTGGGAGCGAGCCTGCTCGCGAAAGCCACCTTCACGAGCAGGCTCGCTCCCACAAACTCTCCTGATTATTCTGCTGGCTGCATGCCAGGCAATAAAAAGCCGCCTTTAACGGCGGCTTCTTATTCTGCATCGTTACGCTTGCGGGCGCATATGCGGGAACAGGATAACGTCGCGAATCGACGGTGAGTTGGTCAACAACATCACCAGACGGTCGATACCGATACCTTCACCGGCAGTCGGCGGCATGCCGTATTCCAGGGCGCGGACGAAGTCGGCATCGTAGTGCATGGCTTCGTCGTCACCGGCGTCCTTGTCGGCTACCTGTGCCATGAAGCGCTCTGCCTGGTCTTCTGCGTCATTAAGCTCGGAGTAGGCGTTGGCGATTTCACGGCCACCGATGAACAGCTCAAAACGGTCAGTAACGTTCGGGTTCTCGTCGTTGCGACGGGCCAGCGGCGACACTTCGAACGGGTACTGGGTAATGAAGTGCGGTTGCTCCAGCTTGTGCTCGACCAACTCTTCGAAAATCATCACTTGCAGCTTGCCCAGACCTTCGAAGCCCAGCACCTTGGCGCCGGCTTTCTTGGCGATGGCGCGAGCCTTGTCGATGTCGTTGAGGTCGTCAGCGGTCAGCTCGGGGTTGTACTTGAGGATCGAGTCGAATACCGACAGACGCACAAACGGTTCGCCAAAGTGGAACACCTTGTCACCGTACGGTACGTCTGTAGTGCCCAGAACCAGCTGCGCCAGTTCACGGAACAGCTCTTCGGTCAGGTCCATGTTGTCTTCGTAGTCGGCGTAAGCCTGGTAGAACTCCAACATGGTGAATTCAGGGTTGTGACGGGTCGACACGCCTTCGTTACGGAAGTTGCGGTTGATCTCGAACACTTTCTCGAAACCACCCACCACCAGACGCTTGAGGAACAGTTCCGGCGCGATGCGCAGGTACATGTCCATGTCCAGGGCATTGTGGTGGGTTTCAAACGGCTTGGCCGCAGCGCCACCCGGGATGGTTTGCAGCATCGGCGTTTCGACTTCCAGGAAGTCGCGTGCCATCAGGAAGCTGCGAATGTGGGCAATCACTTGCGAACGTACACGGAAGGTGTGACGCACGTCTTCGTTAACGATCAAGTCAACGTAACGCTGGCGATAGCGCTGCTCGGTGTCGGTCAGACCGTGGTGCTTGTCCGGCAGCGGACGCAGGGATTTGGTCAGCAGGCGCACGCTGGTCATTTCAACGTACAGGTCACCTTTGCCGGAGCGGGCCAGGGTGCCTTCAGCGGCAATGATGTCGCCCAGGTCCCAGGTTTTTACTTCGGCCAGGGTTTCTTCCGGCAGGGTCTTGCGGTTGACGTAGACCTGGATGCGACCGGTCATGTCCTGGATCACCATGAACGAGCCACGGTTAAGCATGATGCGACCGGCAACCTTCACCGGAATGGCGGCTTCGGCCAGCTCTTCCTTGGACGCTTGCGCATACTTCTTCTGCAGGTCAGCGCAGAGGCTGTCACGGCGGAAGTCATTCGGGAAGGCATTGCCCTTGGCACGCACGGCAGCAAGCTTTTCCTTGCGCAGGGCGATCAGGGCATTTTCTTCCTGTTGCAGGTCTTGCGGGTCGAGTTGTTGGTCGCTCATGTCTTTAAAAATTCCATCACAGTTCTGTTGCCCCCGCCTTGCGGCAGGGGGAAGCGGGCTTTGGCGCACCCTCTGGGCATCGCACTGGCTTCGCACACGTTTTGTTGCCGACTTACAGCCCTTGTTTCAGGCTGGCTATCAGGTATTCGTCGATATCGCCGTCGAGCACCTTGTCGCAGTCGCTGCGCTCGATATTGGTACGCAAATCCTTGATCCGCGAGGCGTCGAGAACGTACGAGCGGATCTGATGACCCCAGCCGATGTCCGACTTGGTGTCTTCCAGGGCCTGGGAAGCGGCATTGCGCTTCTGGATTTCCTGCTCGTAAAGACGCGCCCGCAGCATTTTCATCGCGGTGTCTTTGTTCGCATGCTGGGAACGTTCGTTCTGGCAGCTCACCACGGTATTGGTCGGCACGTGAGTGATACGTACGGCCGAGTCAGTGGTGTTTACGTGCTGACCACCCGCTCCGGAGGAGCGATAGGTATCGATCCGCAGGTCAGAGGGGTTGATGTCGATTTCGATGTTGTCATCGATTTCCGGCGAAACGAATACAGCCGAAAACGAGGTATGACGACGGTTGCCCGAATCGTACGGGCTTTTGCGTACCAGACGATGGACGCCAATCTCGGTGCGCAACCAACCAAATGCGTATTCGCCTTTGATATGAACGGTTGCACCCTTGATACCGGCAACTTCACCGGCGGACAGTTCCATGATGGTGGCATCGAAGCCGCGCTTGTCGGCCCAACGCAAATACATCCGCAGCAGGATATTGGCCCAGTCTTGCGCTTCGGTGCCACCGGAGCCAGCCTGGATGTCCAGGTACGCGTTGTTGGCATCCATCTCACCACTGAACATGCGGCGGAATTCGAGTTTTTCAAGGGCTTCGCGCAGGCGTTCAACTTCAGCGGCCACGTCATCGACGGCGCCCTGGTCTTCTTCCTCGGCGGCCATCAACAGCAGGTCTTTGGCATCGGCCAGGCCTGTGTGCATCTCATCGAGGGTTTCAACGATCTGCGCCAGCAGGGAGCGCTCGCGCCCCAGTTCCTGGGCGTATGCAGGGTTGTTCCAGACACTCGGATCTTCAAGCTCGCGATTGACTTCGGTCAGACGCTCATGCTTTTGATCGTAGTCAAAGATACCCCCGAATGGTTTCGGAGCGCTCTGACAGGTCCTTGATGCTGTTAAGGATCGGGTTGATTTCCATGGCTGGCGGCACTCTCAGGCGATTTTTACAAAGCCGGGGAGTATACCGTAAACCGAGCGTATCAGCAGCCCGCCTGGCGGGGTTATGTGGCCAGTGACAACAGGTCGCAAGCCTTCTTCGATGAGCGATACGTCGCACACGATTATGGGCACAGAATTACATCTGAAAGACGAGGCCATCTCAGCCGTACGACAAGTTTGAATACTACATAGGAATAATTACCCAATTTGAGAGAAAAGTACTACACGCCAAATAATTGCACTTAAAAACCTGCACCGCTATACCTACAACACACTTACAACACCTGATTCCCTGATACCCACACGCCATATCCGAACAACCAATAATTAAATGGCAGCCCCATGTCGAACTTAGCGAACGGTCACTCATTCGGTATAGCGACCCCCCACTTCAAGTCCTCGATGATGGCCATGCAGGCCTATCTAACATCAGGGGCGACCCCGCATGCCTTATTAAGTGCAGCCGTGTCACTGACGTATAACCTCCCGCACTTATGCGGCCTGGGAGGCGACGCAATTATCATGCAATCAACCCCCCATAATCTGGCCATCTTCAACGGAACGGGCAGAACAGGTTTTCACCAGCATCACGACAACTACTTGCATAAAGGCCTTGTATCAATTCCTCGCAGAGGGATTTACAGCACCATGATCTATGGCTGCCCTTCAGCTTATGATCGTTATACACGCCTACATGACATCGACTTGAACGGCGTATTTAAACACCTGCACGACAATGACTTGAAACATGGCGTGGTGGCGTCCAGCAGTTTGATTCAGGCGTTTGATAACAGCACTAAAGACTCACTCAGACAGACACGGTTTTCACAATGGAACAAATACTTTATTCAACAGCAAGATCCAGCGCCCTTCTACCGTCAAACCCTGGCCACTTTGGCGCGTGAAGGTTTTGCATCCATGTACAGGGGGCAGTTGGCGGCGCAGGTATTTGACGCGCTGTCGACCTGCGACCCGCATTTGTATACACCTGAAGATTTTTCCGACTTTACCCCTAACCCCTCAGAAGTAAAAAAAACCACCTTCATGCACGCCAATGTCACGGCGCATGGCAGTAACAGCCCATGGAAAGAGCTGTTCCTGCTCTTGAAAGTCTACCAGTGGAGTGCCGAAGACACGGCCTTGCTCACACCGGCACAGCTCTGTACGGCAGCCGGGCTGATCGACAGCTGGGTGGCATCGCCGCTTTCTTCAGAGACGCACAGCGATGACAGCCTGAGCCAACAGGCCGCCCTGATCTATCAACAGCTCAAATTCGACAACCCCGAACCTGTGCCTCAATTGTCCAAACCCTCCCACACCATCTTTATGGCATGTGCCGAGGCCGACGGGACCCTGACCGGCATAACCAACTCGATCTTTACCCCCCTGGGGTCACTGTTCGAGATCGATGACACAGGCATTATCCTGAGCAACCGGGCATTCTCATTCAATGGCCCCCATCTGGGTTCGACCTTCAAAGGCAACACAGCCGCCAAACACACCACCAACTGCGTGCGCGTCACCACCGATCACCTGGAATTTATCATTGGTACATCCGGGGGGCCTGTGCAGTCCCAGACACTGGCGTACGTCATCTACAAAATTATCGCTGAGCAATGCCCGGTTCAAACCGCGCTGTCGAGCCCGCGCTTTGCCAATCTGGGCCGGCACCCGAAGACAAACGGCATTACCTATTTAAGCGAATCCGCACAAACGAACCCGATATTTACCTGTACTCACGGGCTATCCGATAAATTCGGGGTGGTACAGCTGGCTGGCATCAACACCCTGACCGGTCAGGTGTTCGCCGCTGCAGACCCTCGTGGCAGCGGTGTGGCGCTGGCGGTATGAAGGCTCACAGTTGCGGTTCAGGCCATGCAGCCATACTGACTGTCGCCAGTGCTTTCTTTCTGGAAGTACTGGATGCAACCATCATGCTGATGGCCATCATCCCCATGGCCAACGACCTGGGCGCCAGCATCAGCGGCGTGACACTGTCACTGGCCACCTATCTACTGGCCCTGGTCTTGTTCCTGCCCCTGAGCGGGCATTTGTTCAACCGTTTCGCGCTTGCCCAACAATTCCTGTGCGGCCTGGCGATTTTTTGCCTCGCCTCCCTGGCCTGCGCCATCAGCCAGAATATTTACCTGCTGTGCATCGCCCGCCTTGTCCAGGGCTTTGGCAGTGCGTTGGTGGTACCTGCCGGACGAGCCTTGATCCTGGCCAACACCCCGAAGATTGCCATTCCCAAAACCATGGCCTGGCTGATTGCGCCTGCGCTCGTCGCCCCGATGGTTGCCCCCTATATGGCCAACCTGCTGTTAAACATCGGCAACTGGCGACTGATTTTTGCCTCTATCGGACTCTTTGCCGCAGGATTGATTATTGCCTGCCGCATCACCCTGTACTCACTGCCTGCCCCTGAAACCCCGCGTTTACAGCTTGATAAACATGCCTACGCACTATGGGCACTGTCCTCATCGGCCTTGTTCATGATGTTTATGGCGGCTTCAAATAACTGGCTCTTCTGCAGCGTTCTGGCCGCAGGTGCAATGCTCTATGGCAGCAAACGACTTTGCACAAGGCTGCACCAGCACGCGAAGGCGCAATTGTTTGATCTGTCCTTGCTCAATGATCCAGCGTTCAAGTTCAACATTCTCTCCGGCAGTTTGTTCCGTATCAGCATTTATGCATTTCCAACGCTGCTGATTATTCACCTCATGAAAAATTCGAATTATTCGCCCGTTTCGATTGGCCACTGCCTGCTGTTTATCTTCGCCGGCAACCTTGTTTCAAAACCCGTGGCAGCCCGGCTATTAACAGGCTGCCGCTGCCTGAAACGCTATTTTATCTATTCGGCACTGACGACATCCGTCACGTTGGGCCTGTTTCTTTTCCCGCCACTGCTCAACCAACTACCGGCACTGTGGTTGATGTGTTTTCTACACGGTTGCGCACGCTCATTTCAATTTCTCGGCTACTCATCCACCGCACTGCGCAATGTGCAACAGCACCGCATGCATCACGCCAATATCCTGATCAGTTCGGTGATGCAACACAACGCCCTGATCGGCCAGGCACTACCTGCCCTTCTGAGTGCTTTCTTTATTCCCGAACACCTGCCGTTCTTCACGATCGGCATGTCCACCGTGACGCTTGCATCACTTCTTACCGTGCTGGGCGCACTGCGCCTGCCCAACTCAAACAGGAGCCATATCGACCCCATGCACTTCAAGTCCGATTAACGGAAAACCTGGGTATGTCCCGTACTCATGTGGTGTTACGCAAGGAGCTGAAGATGAAAGCATTGACGTTGAAAACCACCGTTGAAATTCCGATAGAGGGCGTTCCTCAACTCACCCGATTTGTGTCCTTTGAAGGTGTCGATAAAGAACACTTCGCGCTATTGATTGGTGACTGTCAAACCACTCCCGTACTCACCCGGGTTCATTCCGAGTGCCTGACAGGCGATGTATTCGGCTCAAAGCGTTGCGATTGCGGCGCCCAGCTCAAAGAAGCCCTGTCGCAAATAGCCGCGCGAGGGGGTGGCGTATTGATCTATCTGCGTCAGGAAGGGCGCGGTATTGGCCTGTACTCCAAGTTCGATGCCTACCTGCTGCAAAACCAGGGCATTGATACCTTCACTGCCAACGAGATGCTCGGGTACGCCGATGACTTGAGAGAGTTTGAAAGTGCGGGGGCCATGCTCAAGGCCCTGCATATTCATCACATCGACCTGATTACCAACAACCCGGCAAAAATCCTGGCCCTGGAAAATTGCGATATCACCATCAATACCACCCTGCCCTCCGGGGTTTTCCTGACCGTCGAAAACGAGGACTACCTGCGCAGCAAAATCAATAAAAAACACCATACGATCAACTTGAAAAACAAAAAATGGTGATCGCAATGAGCACTTACATTCTGAATTTTTCACCTACAGGCATGCTACCGACAAAGCAGATGAACCCCCACACACCCATCAGCACCTCAGAAATTATCGACGATGTATTGATGGCCGCCGAACTGGGTGCGTCCATTGCTCACCTGCACGCCAGGGATCAAAAAACCGGCGAACCGACCTGCGACCTCAACACATTTGCCACTCTCTTCGAAGGCATCAGAAAATATAATAAACAACTGATTTTATGCGCCTCACTCAGTGGTCGAAACATTTCCGATCCAACTCTCAGAGCGCTGCCCCTGTCATTGGACGGTGACGCAAAACCCGATATGGGTTCATTGACCTTGTCGTCCATGAACTTTTCCACGCAGCCCAGCATTAATGCCCCGGCGACAATCAACTACCTCGCCGAACAAATGGCGCTAAAAGGCATCTCGCCCGAGGTTGAGATATTTGATAGCGGCATGTCGAACTACCTGCATTGCCTGATCAAAAAATCGTTAATGCCGCCCACTGTCTACGCCAATATTTTGCTGGGCAATATTTTTGGCGCACAGCCCAGTTTTGCGCACATGGCAGCCATTACCAGCTCACTGCCGGGCAATGTCGTCAGTTCTTTCGCCGGGCTGGGCAGCTATCAACTGCGCAGCAATACCCTGGCTCTCGCCTCTGGTCACGGCATCCGCATCGGCCTTGAAGACAATATCTGGCTCGACCATAAACGCACCACCCTGGCGAGTAATCGCAGCCTGCTCGAGCGCATCACCGCCATTGCCAACCTGCAGGAGTTGACACCCGCCACCCCCAGGCAGGTCAGGGAACAACTAGGACTGCAACCTGGACAAGGTCGCTATGGCTTGCCCCCTATCGTTGACTGATACGAGGAAACAGAAAATGGAGAATGTCTGGTTTACTCCCGAAAATTATCAACGCACCTCCAAAAACCTGCAGAGACGCTGTTTGAAACTATTGCTGTCGTTCGCGCCCCCCCAAGGCACATTGCTGGATGTCGGGTGCGGAACCGGTAATACCCTGCTCTTCACGGACAAAGAAAAGATTGAGCAGTACGTGGGCATTGATATTTCCGCTGACATGATTGCGTACGCCAACCGCGCTCATGCAGCACCCAATATCAGATTTATGGTCAGCGACTTCCTGGACTGTCCCCTCGAACACTGGCCAGCGTTTGACGCAGCCGTCTGTGCCGCCTGCCTGCATTGGTTTATTCCCAACGAACAAACTGTTATCGATAAATTATTCAGGGCTTTGAAACCGGGCGGTTACTTATATTTATCCTGTGCGTTCGACTTCGATTATGTACAAGGTGAGCGATCGATCCAGGAGCGGGTGCTGACCGCTATCCGCCAGCAATACCCCTGTATTGCCGAGCCCGTGGTATTCGATGATTTCAGGTTCAACAGGCACTCCCTTGTCACGGCACTTCACGGTTTCGAGATCATTCGCTCGCACCGTATCGAGGAACCCGTGCACTTCAAGACGTTTGAAGATTTCAGGGATTGGCACCTGGGTAGCGGCTCCGTGGTCTATGGCCAGTTCGAAGAAAGCGTCCGCGACCTGGCAATCGCCGCTTACTATCAAAAACTCTATGAGCACTATTGCGCCGCAGAATACAAAACCGCGTATTCCACTGGCTTGATGCTGCTTAAAAGGAGGGCTGCCTGATGTATACCGGAATTGTTCAAGGCACTGCCCGGGTGCTGTCGGTGCACACGCAGGCTGGGCA
Proteins encoded in this window:
- a CDS encoding alpha/beta hydrolase: MKTLAALCLLLTLSGCSSLLFYPEPGQPVTPKAAGLDYSDVTLTAADGTRLHGWWLPAKKGVPLKGTVLHLHGNGGNLAYHLGATAWLPEQGYQVLMLDYRGYGLSQGEPGLPAVYQDIDAAFDWLQHEPQARGLPLIVLGQSLGGAMGIHYLSEHPQQRARVKAVVLDGVPASYREVGQFALSTSWLTWPLQVPLSWLVPDADSALYAIPNMGDTPMLIFHSLDDPIVPLSNGLRLYQAAPPPKVLQLTRGGHVQTFADPTWRQVMLRYLDDPQHFNGVRRLGEIANYPASPNTELESESQQ
- a CDS encoding flavohemoglobin expression-modulating QEGLA motif protein, which codes for MDDYQRTIRTLSDRIVLAQTPIRVLDAVKWDDSIRQGFLKAKGKAMPAVDRDYYLGRPLAFDSAAVKSEFQNIERDITRQLGQFNPVGQIMRRMCKEYRMVVRMLEARGTEDFGLISQELYGAASDAFHAGDPTLADLGLMMSDYLDNIDGRGALKDEAKILTAKDAVNLLQSRLNKVFGEAEETIRVFESDGIVADAAAGADYIKIRTDAMFNERDVRALEVHEGLVHVGTTLNGLNQPICTFLSKGPPSSTVTQEGLAILMEIITFASYPSRLRKLTNRTRAIHMVEEGADFMQVYEFFREQGFEMPESYGNASRVFRGSVPNGLPFTKDLSYLKGFIMVYNYIQLAVRKGKLEQVPLLFCGKTTLEDMRTLRQLVDEGLVVAPKYLPDQFRDMNALSAWMCFSNFLNHLSLDRIEADYSNIL
- a CDS encoding TetR/AcrR family transcriptional regulator — translated: MPPQGAANVAVALAQSVEYQGRKASRHGSEQRRQLILDAAMRIVIRDGVRGVRHRAVAAEAGVPLSATTYYFKDIDDLINDTFAQYVERSAAFMAKLWQGTEGKLREMMAQGDGSHRARGLLADDIARMTADYLQRQLLTRRDQLMAEQAFHQAALINPRLAVLVRAHQQIFLQGAGQIFEVLGSTQPQQDAKVLTAIIGRMEYQALLDGAQPEADDDRLAILTRYMHLVLAAL
- the lysS gene encoding lysine--tRNA ligase; translation: MSDQQLDPQDLQQEENALIALRKEKLAAVRAKGNAFPNDFRRDSLCADLQKKYAQASKEELAEAAIPVKVAGRIMLNRGSFMVIQDMTGRIQVYVNRKTLPEETLAEVKTWDLGDIIAAEGTLARSGKGDLYVEMTSVRLLTKSLRPLPDKHHGLTDTEQRYRQRYVDLIVNEDVRHTFRVRSQVIAHIRSFLMARDFLEVETPMLQTIPGGAAAKPFETHHNALDMDMYLRIAPELFLKRLVVGGFEKVFEINRNFRNEGVSTRHNPEFTMLEFYQAYADYEDNMDLTEELFRELAQLVLGTTDVPYGDKVFHFGEPFVRLSVFDSILKYNPELTADDLNDIDKARAIAKKAGAKVLGFEGLGKLQVMIFEELVEHKLEQPHFITQYPFEVSPLARRNDENPNVTDRFELFIGGREIANAYSELNDAEDQAERFMAQVADKDAGDDEAMHYDADFVRALEYGMPPTAGEGIGIDRLVMLLTNSPSIRDVILFPHMRPQA
- the prfB gene encoding peptide chain release factor 2 (programmed frameshift), translating into MEINPILNSIKDLSERSETIRGYLDYDQKHERLTEVNRELEDPSVWNNPAYAQELGRERSLLAQIVETLDEMHTGLADAKDLLLMAAEEEDQGAVDDVAAEVERLREALEKLEFRRMFSGEMDANNAYLDIQAGSGGTEAQDWANILLRMYLRWADKRGFDATIMELSAGEVAGIKGATVHIKGEYAFGWLRTEIGVHRLVRKSPYDSGNRRHTSFSAVFVSPEIDDNIEIDINPSDLRIDTYRSSGAGGQHVNTTDSAVRITHVPTNTVVSCQNERSQHANKDTAMKMLRARLYEQEIQKRNAASQALEDTKSDIGWGHQIRSYVLDASRIKDLRTNIERSDCDKVLDGDIDEYLIASLKQGL
- a CDS encoding gamma-glutamyltransferase — its product is MAMQAYLTSGATPHALLSAAVSLTYNLPHLCGLGGDAIIMQSTPHNLAIFNGTGRTGFHQHHDNYLHKGLVSIPRRGIYSTMIYGCPSAYDRYTRLHDIDLNGVFKHLHDNDLKHGVVASSSLIQAFDNSTKDSLRQTRFSQWNKYFIQQQDPAPFYRQTLATLAREGFASMYRGQLAAQVFDALSTCDPHLYTPEDFSDFTPNPSEVKKTTFMHANVTAHGSNSPWKELFLLLKVYQWSAEDTALLTPAQLCTAAGLIDSWVASPLSSETHSDDSLSQQAALIYQQLKFDNPEPVPQLSKPSHTIFMACAEADGTLTGITNSIFTPLGSLFEIDDTGIILSNRAFSFNGPHLGSTFKGNTAAKHTTNCVRVTTDHLEFIIGTSGGPVQSQTLAYVIYKIIAEQCPVQTALSSPRFANLGRHPKTNGITYLSESAQTNPIFTCTHGLSDKFGVVQLAGINTLTGQVFAAADPRGSGVALAV
- a CDS encoding MFS transporter codes for the protein MKAHSCGSGHAAILTVASAFFLEVLDATIMLMAIIPMANDLGASISGVTLSLATYLLALVLFLPLSGHLFNRFALAQQFLCGLAIFCLASLACAISQNIYLLCIARLVQGFGSALVVPAGRALILANTPKIAIPKTMAWLIAPALVAPMVAPYMANLLLNIGNWRLIFASIGLFAAGLIIACRITLYSLPAPETPRLQLDKHAYALWALSSSALFMMFMAASNNWLFCSVLAAGAMLYGSKRLCTRLHQHAKAQLFDLSLLNDPAFKFNILSGSLFRISIYAFPTLLIIHLMKNSNYSPVSIGHCLLFIFAGNLVSKPVAARLLTGCRCLKRYFIYSALTTSVTLGLFLFPPLLNQLPALWLMCFLHGCARSFQFLGYSSTALRNVQQHRMHHANILISSVMQHNALIGQALPALLSAFFIPEHLPFFTIGMSTVTLASLLTVLGALRLPNSNRSHIDPMHFKSD